The nucleotide window CGGCGCCGCGCCCGCCTACAATTTGCCCATGCAAGAGAAATACAACCCCCAGGACGTCGAGCGCTCCGCCCAGGCGCACTGGCACGCGCGCGATGCCTACCGCGTGGTCGAGGACGCGCGCGATGCGCGCGGCGCACCCAAGCCCAAGTACTACGCCTGCTCCATGCTGCCGTATCCCAGCGGCAAGCTGCACATGGGCCACGTGCGCAACTACACCATCAACGACATGCTGGCGCGCCAGCTGCGCATGAAGGGCTACAACGTCCTTATGCCCATGGGCTGGGACGCCTTCGGCCTGCCGGCCGAGAACGCCGCACTGAAAAACGGCGTGCCGCCGGCGCAATGGACCTACGACAACATCGCCCACATGAAGGGCCAGATGCAGGCCATGGGTCTGGGCATCGACTGGAGCCGCGAAGTGGCGTCTTGCGACGCCAGCTACTACAAGTGGAACCAGTGGCTGTTCCTGAAGATGCTCGAAAAAGGCATCGCCTACCGCAAGACCCAGGTCGTCAACTGGGACCCGGTGGACATGACCGTGCTGGCCAACGAGCAGGTGATCGACGGCCGTGGCTGGCGCACCGGCGCGCTGGTCGAGAAGAAAGAGATCCCCGGCTACTACCTCAAGATCACCGACTACGCCGAGGAACTGCTCGACCACGTGCAGATCGGCAACCCCAAGGCCACGCTCTCGGGCTGGCCCGACCGCGTGCGGCTGATGCAGGAAAACTGGATCGGCAAGTCCGAGGGCGTGCGCTTTGCCTTCCCGCACGACATCCGCGATGACGATGGCGCGCTGATCGGCGATGGGAAGATGTACGTCTTCACCACGCGCGCCGACACCATCATGGGCGTGACCTTCTGCGCCGTGGCGCCCGAGCACCCGCTGGCCGCGCAAGCCGCCAAGACCAACCCCGGGCTGGCCGCCTTCATCGAGAAGTGCAAGCAGGGCGGCACCACCGAGGCCGAGCTGGCCGCGCGCGACAAGGAGGGCATGCCCACCGGCCTGACGGTGACCCATCCGCTGACCGGCGAGCCGGTGCCGCTGTGGGTCGGCAACTACGTGCTGATGGGCTACGGCGACGGCGCCGTCATGGGCGTGCCGGCGCACGACGAGCGCGACTTCGCCTTCGCGCTGAAATACGGCCTGTCCATCCTGCAGGTGGTGCACGTCGATGGCCAGGAATACGACTACACCCACTGGCACGACTGGTACGCCGACAAACAGCACGGCATCACCATCAATTCCGACAATTTCAGTGGCTTGCCGTACCCCGCGGCGGTCGACGCCGTGGCCCATGCGCTGCAGCAAAAAGGCCTGGGCGAGAAAAAAACCACCTGGCGCCTGCGCGACTGGGGCATCAGCCGCCAGCGCTACTGGGGCACGCCGATCCCGATCATCCATTGCGATGCCTGCGGCGCCGTGCCGGTGCCCGAGCAAGACCTGCCCGTGGTGCTGCCGCAAGACCTCGTGCCCGACGGCAGCGGCAACCCGCTGGCCAGGTGCGGGGCCTTCCTGAACGTCGCCTGCCCCCGCTGCGGCCAGCCCGCGCGGCGCGAGACCGACACCATGGACACCTTCGTGGACAGCTCGTGGTACTTCATGCGGTATTGCGATCCGGCGAACGAGCAGGCCATGGTGGCCGGCGGCACGCGGTACTGGATGCCGATGGACCAGTACATCGGCGGCGTCGAGCACGCCATCCTGCACCTGCTGTACGCGCGCTTCTGGACCAAGGTGATGCGTGACATGGGCCTGGTCAGCTTCGATGAGCCCTTCACCCGCCTGCTCACGCAAGGCATGGTGCTGAACCACATCTTCTTCGAGCGCGGCCCCAAGGGCGAAAAGAACTACCACCCACCCGAGACGGTGACGCCCGTGCTCGACGCCGACGGCCACCTGGTCGGCGGCCGGCTGGCCGACGGCACGCTGCTTGAATACGGCGGCGTCGGCAAGATGGGCAAGACCGAGCGCAACGGCGTCGACCCGCAGGATTTGATCGACAAGTACGGCGCCGACACCGCGCGCCTGTACACCATGTTCACGGCGCCGCCCGAGCTGACGCTGGAATGGAACGACGCGGCGGTGGAAGGCAGCTACCGCTTCCTGCGCCGCGTGTGGAACTTCGGCGTCAAGTTGAGCGCTATCGAAAACGCAGCTGCCAGCGCTCTACTGGCAAGCGCTGCGGCCCAGAGTGGCCTTGAATTCAGCAAGAATGCCAAGACCCTGCGGCACGAGGTGCACAGCGTGCTCGGCCAGATCGACTACGACTACCAGCGCCTGCAATACAACACCGTGGTGTCGGGCGCGATGAAGCTGCTGAACGCGCTGGAGGCGTTTCAACCCGACGGCTCGCCCGGCGACAAGGCGGCGCTGGCCGAAGGGTTTTCCAAGCTGGTGCGCGTGCTGTCGCCCGTCACGCCTCACATCGCGCATGTGCTGTGGGGTGAGCTGGGCTTTGCCGCCGTGCAAGGCGAGCTGCTCGACGCGCCCTGGCCCACGGTCGACCCAGAAGCGCTCAAGCAGGACGAGCTTGAACTGATGCTGCAGGTCAATGGCAAGCTGCGCGGCGCCGTCATGGTGCCCGCCAGCGCCAGCAAGGAAGATATCGAGCGGATCGCCCTCGCCAGCGAGGCATTTGCCAAGCACGGCGGTGGCGGCGCGGTCAAGAAGGTGATCGTGGTGCCGGGGCGGCTGGTC belongs to Ottowia testudinis and includes:
- the leuS gene encoding leucine--tRNA ligase encodes the protein MQEKYNPQDVERSAQAHWHARDAYRVVEDARDARGAPKPKYYACSMLPYPSGKLHMGHVRNYTINDMLARQLRMKGYNVLMPMGWDAFGLPAENAALKNGVPPAQWTYDNIAHMKGQMQAMGLGIDWSREVASCDASYYKWNQWLFLKMLEKGIAYRKTQVVNWDPVDMTVLANEQVIDGRGWRTGALVEKKEIPGYYLKITDYAEELLDHVQIGNPKATLSGWPDRVRLMQENWIGKSEGVRFAFPHDIRDDDGALIGDGKMYVFTTRADTIMGVTFCAVAPEHPLAAQAAKTNPGLAAFIEKCKQGGTTEAELAARDKEGMPTGLTVTHPLTGEPVPLWVGNYVLMGYGDGAVMGVPAHDERDFAFALKYGLSILQVVHVDGQEYDYTHWHDWYADKQHGITINSDNFSGLPYPAAVDAVAHALQQKGLGEKKTTWRLRDWGISRQRYWGTPIPIIHCDACGAVPVPEQDLPVVLPQDLVPDGSGNPLARCGAFLNVACPRCGQPARRETDTMDTFVDSSWYFMRYCDPANEQAMVAGGTRYWMPMDQYIGGVEHAILHLLYARFWTKVMRDMGLVSFDEPFTRLLTQGMVLNHIFFERGPKGEKNYHPPETVTPVLDADGHLVGGRLADGTLLEYGGVGKMGKTERNGVDPQDLIDKYGADTARLYTMFTAPPELTLEWNDAAVEGSYRFLRRVWNFGVKLSAIENAAASALLASAAAQSGLEFSKNAKTLRHEVHSVLGQIDYDYQRLQYNTVVSGAMKLLNALEAFQPDGSPGDKAALAEGFSKLVRVLSPVTPHIAHVLWGELGFAAVQGELLDAPWPTVDPEALKQDELELMLQVNGKLRGAVMVPASASKEDIERIALASEAFAKHGGGGAVKKVIVVPGRLVNVVVA